In a genomic window of Melopsittacus undulatus isolate bMelUnd1 chromosome 1, bMelUnd1.mat.Z, whole genome shotgun sequence:
- the SFRP4 gene encoding LOW QUALITY PROTEIN: secreted frizzled-related protein 4 (The sequence of the model RefSeq protein was modified relative to this genomic sequence to represent the inferred CDS: inserted 2 bases in 1 codon): MRSRDVHGCRRGGSRHLPAAGAXRRSRRRRKRRRRRKRRMLRALVAVSLWLRVSPRAQGAPCEAVRIPMCRSMPWNITRMPNHLHHSTQENAVLAIEQYEELVATGCSPVLSFFLCAMYAPICTLEFLYDPIKPCRSVCQRARDGCEPIMRRYNHSWPESLACDDLPVYDRGVCISPEAIVTDLPEDVKWTDFTQGVLVPPEPDCRSRGQERCRCKKTKPTLSTYLAKNYSYIIHAKVKSVERGNCNEITTVVEVRDILKSSTPIPLSQVPLITNSSCQCPPLQPKQDVLIMCYEWRSRLMLLDGCLVEKWKDQLNKRFKRWEQRLQEQKLRRARSKNQNAGRSAHSGPPKPSAKNTNPLVSGPKKATKIRNGQREINPKKV, from the exons ATGCGGTCCCGCGATGTCCATGGCTGTCGGCGCGGCGGCTCCCGACACTTGCCTGCAGCCGGGGC GCGgcggagcaggaggaggaggaagaggaggaggaggaggaagaggaggatgctgCGCGCCTTGGTGGCGGTGTCCCTCTGGCTGCGGGTGAGCCCGCGGGCGCAGGGCGCGCCGTGCGAGGCGGTGCGCATCCCCATGTGCCGGTCCATGCCTTGGAACATCACCCGCATGCCCAACCACCTCCACCACAGCACCCAGGAAAACGCCGTCCTCGCCATCGAGCAGTACGAGGAGCTGGTGGCCACCGGCTGCAGCCCGGtcctctccttcttcctctgcGCCATGTACGCCCCTATCTGCACCCTGGAGTTCCTCTACGACCCCATCAAGCCGTGCCGCTCCGTCTGCCAGCGCGCCCGCGACGGCTGCGAGCCCATCATGCGCCGCTACAACCACAGCTGGCCCGAGAGCCTCGCCTGCGACGACCTCCCCGTCTACGACCGCGGCGTCTGCATCTCCCCCGAAGCCATCGTTACCGACCTGCCGGAGG ATGTGAAGTGGACAGACTTCACGCAGGGTGTGCTGGTGCCCCCGGAGCCCGACTGCAGGAGCCGCGGCCAGG AGCGATGCAGGTGCAAAAAGACAAAGCCAACGCTGTCGACTTACCTGGCCAAGAACTACAGCTACA TCATTCACGCCAAAGTAAAAAGTGTGGAAAGAGGGAACTGCAATGAAATAACCACTGTGGTTGAAGTCAGGGACATCCTGAAGTCTTCCACACCGATTCCTCTGTCCCAAGTGCCTCTTATTACAAATTCCTCGTGCCAGTGTCCACCGCTTCAGCCGAAGCAGGATGTTCTCATCATGTGCTATGAATGGCGCTCAAG ATTGATGCTTCTTGATGGCTGCCTCGTTGAAAAATGGAAGGATCAACTGAACAAAAGGTTCAAG CGGTGGGAACAGAGACTGCAAGAACAGAAGCTGCGAAGGGCCCGCAGTAAGAACCAGAATGCAGGACGCAGTGCTCACAGTGGACCCCCAAAACCATCAGCCAAAAACACCAACCCGCTGGTCAGTGGCCCCAAAAAGGCCACGAAGATAAGAAACGGCCAGAGAGAAATCAACCCTAAGAAAGTATGA
- the NME8 gene encoding thioredoxin domain-containing protein 3 — MAVKKKEIQLQMQITDENQWSEMLLMKGVVVIDVYQAWCGPCKAVLNLFRKLKTEFSEDDILNFAVAEADNIEALQPLRNKCEPVFLFCVNGKIISIVKGVNAPLLTKKIRELVLEERAIASGEKERTMVEEIDLHEEEPSEEPVEETPPQEKGVKYSLGIIKPDDVSEGRVEEIKSQITNAGFSIEAEEERILTEEHIRAFYACKAKQPDFEDFLQFMQSGPCHILIVSKNTPTDAIPNWKELDEMSKSVDEAEKPDRGEETVETGALLNVCDMEDSIENASRQLAFFFPNFDTHKTGERMEKTLALIRPSLLKERRESVLQRIKDDGFKIAMQKEITLTEEQIREFYKEHVDQDYFPVLLEQMTSGPTLILALTRENAVARWRDLLGPKTVEQAMKENPNSLRARYAVSNVPIGQLHGSSTPDDAQKELEFFFPQEHTLALIKPAAAAKHKDDILQKVKDAGFTISKIKEESLTREMASQFYKDHKGKPFFEDLLSCMTEGPSVIMVLTKENAVEEWRHLMGPVDPKVAKETSPESIRAHFAQDILSNAVHGSSTKEHAQESIECVFGELDLD, encoded by the exons ATGGCAgtcaagaagaaagaaatccagCTCCAG ATGCAAATAACTGATGAAAACCAGTGGAGTGAGATGTTGCTGATGAAAGGTGTAGTAG TAATAGATGTGTATCAAGCCTGGTGTGGTCCTTGCAAAGCTGTGCTGAATTTATTCCGGAAGCTGAAGACTGAGTTCAGTGAGGATGATATACTGAATTTTGCTGTG GCAGAGGCTGACAACATCGAGGCTCTGCAGCCACTCAGGAATAAATGTGAACCTGTGTTCCTGTTTTGTGTT AATGGCAAAATCATCTCCATCGTGAAAGGTGTCAATGCTCCTCTTCTAACCAAGAAAATAAGAGAGCTAGTGCTGGAAGAGAGAGCAATTGCATCTGGAGAGAAGGAGCGCACCATG GTAGAAGAAATTGATTTGCATGAAGAGGAGCCATCAGAAGAGCCTGTTGAGGAGACCCCACCTCAGG AAAAAGGAGTCAAATATTCTCTTGGAATTATAAAACCTGATGATGTCTCAGAGGGACGtgtagaagaaattaaaagccaG ATTACAAATGCAGGATTTAGCATCGAAGCAGAAGAGGAGAGAATACTAACTGAAGAGCACATCAGAGCCTTCTATGCCTGTAAAGCAAAGCAG CCTGATTTTGAAGATTTTCTTCAATTCATGCAAAGTGGACCCTGCCACATTCTGATCGTCAGTAAAAACACACCAACTGATGCTATTCCTAACTGGAAAGAACTAGATGAGATGAGTAAAAGTGTTGATGAGGCTGAGAAGCCAGACAG GGGGGAAGAAACTGTGGAAACTGGGGCTCTATTAAATGTATGTGATATGGAAGACAGCATAGAAAATGCCAGCAGACAACTTGCCTTCTTTTTCCCAAATTTTGATACCCACAAGACAggagaaagaatggaaaaaactTTGGCTTTAATTAGACCAAGTCTCCTAAAGGAAAGACGAG AGTCAGTCCTGCAAAGAATAAAGGATGATGGCTTCAAAATagcaatgcagaaagaaatcacCCTGACTGAAGAACAAATACGTGAATTTTACAAAGAGCATGTAGATCAAGACTACTTCCCAGTCCTTCTAGAGCAAATGACCAG TGGTCCAACTCTCATACTTGCTCTAACACGAGAGAATGCTGTAGCACGCTGGAGAGATTTATTAGGCCCAAAGACTGTGGAGCAGGCTATGAAGGAAAATCCAAACAG TTTACGTGCACGGTATGCAGTCAGCAACGTACCTATTGGTCAGCTGCATGGTAGTTCCACACCTGATGATGCTCAGAAGGAACTGGAATTCTTCTTCCCACAGGAGCACACTTTGGCATTAATCAAACCTGCTGCGGCTGCAAAGCATAAAG ATGACATCTTGCAAAAGGTGAAGGATGCTGGATTTACCATCTCAAAGATTAAAGAAGAATCTTTAACTCGTGAGATGGCTTCACAGTTTTATAAGGATCACAAAGGAAAACCCTTTTTTGAAGACCTGTTGTCCTGCATGACTGA GGGCCCATCAGTGATAATGGTCttaacaaaggaaaatgctgtggaAGAGTGGAGGCATCTTATGGGTCCAGTCGATCCAAAAGTGGCTAAAGAGACCTCTCCTGAATCAATTCGAGCTCACTTTGCACAAGATATTTTGTCTAATGCTGTTCATGGATCATCAACTAAGGAACATGCACAGGAAAGCATTGAGTGTGTATTTGGAGAGCTCGATCTAGATTGA